The Salvelinus namaycush isolate Seneca chromosome 1, SaNama_1.0, whole genome shotgun sequence genome has a window encoding:
- the cdc14b gene encoding dual specificity protein phosphatase CDC14B isoform X4 — protein sequence MTEDNVTKSIEIIKDQLYFAVLQQKIKSTADRHCFCIDDELSYENFYADFGPLNLAMFYHFCCKLTKKLKSCTLAKKKIVFYTCGDQKKQANAAYLIGSYAVMHLQKTPEEAYSLLVSRNSTYLPFRDASFGTCMYNLNILDCLCAVYKALQFGWLDFSQFDVEEYEHYERAENGDFNWIIPGKFLAFSGPHPKSKMENGYPLHAPEAYFPYFTKHNITTIVRLNKKMYDAKRFTDMGFEHHDLFFVDGSTPNDSIVRKFLNICENADGAIAVHCKAGLGRTGTLIGCYMMKHYRLTAAEAIAWMRICRPGSVIGPQQNFVEDKQSSLWSEGDVFREKMNEQENGKLAVTRILSGVDDITINGSNKNKMSKKEEAELYNDDEEMNGITQGDKLRALKSKRQARASTGSLSQEEKNIHSRSSQSLRILLQSSGQSYKAVVNPSHLPDASEKRKRTRTSLPANSVGGSSLCHSRLARSLDSMQVVASDREPVCREPSGCRRDTVNLPNINMLQAPRKASPSTFSLGSTSLSPTLRVPHTPRVCLTLHFI from the exons CTTCTATGCAGACTTTGGCCCGCTCAACCTGGCCATGTTTTATCACTTCTGTTGCAAGCTCACTAAAAAGCTCAAG TCATGCACACTAGCGAAGAAGAAGATAGTCTTCTACACCTGTGGAGATCAAAAGAAACAAGCCAACGCTGCTTATCTTATTGGTTCATATGCA GTGATGCATCTTCAGAAGACGCCAGAGGAAGCCTACAGTCTACTGGTGTCCAGGAACTCTACCTACTTACCcttcag AGATGCCTCTTTTGGAACCTGCATGTACAATCTGAACATTCTAGACTGCCTGTGCGCCGTATACAAG GCTTTGCAGTTTGGCTGGCTTGATTTCTCCCAGTTTGATGTGGAGGAATACGAACATTACGAG AGAGCAGAAAATGGAGATTTCAACTGGATAATTCCTGGAAAATTCCTAGCGTTCAGCGGTCCTCATCCAAAAAGCAAAATGGAGAACG GTTACCCTCTTCATGCCCCCGAGGCCTACTTTCCTTACTTCACGAAACACAATATCACAACCATCGTCCGTCTCAACAAGAAGATGTATGACGCAAAGCGTTTCACCGACATGGGCTTCGAGCACCACGACCTCTTCTTCGTGGACGGGAGCACGCCAAACGACTCCATTGTCAGGAAGTTCCTCAACATCTGTGAGAACGCAGACGGAGCTATCGCTGTTCACTGCAAAG CTGGTCTGGGTCGAACAGGCACCCTGATAGGCTGCTACATGATGAAGCACTACCGCCTGACTGCGGCTGAGGCCATCGCCTGGATGCGTATCTGCCGGCCCGGATCAGTCATCGGACCACAACAAAACTTTGTGGAAGA TAAGCAGAGCAGTCTGTGGTCCGAGGGCGACGTGTTCCGGGAGAAAATGAACGAGCAGGAAAACGGCAAGCTGGCGGTCACCAGGATCCTGTCGGGGGTTGATGACATCACCATCAACGGCAGCAACAAGAACAAGATGTCCAAGAAAGAAGAGGCGGAACTG TATAATGATGATGAGGAGATGAACGGCATCACGCAGGGTGATAAACTGCGAGCCCTGAAAAGCAAGAGACAGGCCAGAGCATCCACAGGCTCCCTATC acaagaagaaaaaaacatcCACAGCAGGTCATCGCAGTCTTTAAG gaTTCTCCTTCAGTCCAGTGGGCAGAGCTATAAAGCTGTGGTGAACCCCTCCCATCTCCCTGATGCCTCTGAGAAAAGGAAGAGAACCAGAACCTCACTGCCTGCCAATAGTGTGGGGGGCAG CTCCCTGTGCCACTCCAGACTAGCCAGGTCTCTAGACAGCATGCAGGTAGTGGCCAGTGACAGAGAGCCAGTGTGCCGTGAGCCCAGTGGCTGCCGTAGAGACACAGTCAACCTGCCCAACATAAACATGCTGCAGGCCCCTCGGAAGGCAAGCCCCTCAACCTTTTCTCTGGGCTCAACCTCACTCTCTCCTACTCTGCGGGTCCCCCACACACCAAGGGTCTGCTTAACTTTACATTTCATATGA
- the LOC120044259 gene encoding UDP-N-acetylglucosamine/UDP-glucose/GDP-mannose transporter-like translates to MSAMSTSANLPESEHSVRLKFLSAAFYAVSSFLIIVVNKTILTNYRFPSYMFLGIGQMTTTILILYFAKMNQTVHFQDFDRSVFVKIFPLPLLYVGNHITGLASTKKLSLPMFTVLRKFTILMTMIMEARLLRKTFPNRLIYSVLAIVFGALVAASSDLAFDAEAYTFILLNDVFTAASGVYTKKKLGTEGLGKYGILFYNAFIIVIPTLLASAFTGDLHKAITYEHWLNAPFVSCFLISCLMGFVLMYSIVLCSHYNSALTTTVVGAIKNVAVAYIGMFLGGDYLFSWTNFLGLNICISGGLVYSYLTFHSSSKPSQSDESGIQGNKDQLIIPMMDDSIDRLPVK, encoded by the exons ATGTCTGCCATGTCTACCTCAGCTAATTTACCAGAATCCGAACATTCCGTACGGTTAAAGTTTTTATCTGCTGCGTTCTACGCTGTCAGTTCTTTTTTGATCATTGTTGTGAACAAAACGATTCTCACAAACTACAG ATTTCCCTCCTACATGTTTCTAGGAATTGGCCAG aTGACTACTACAATCCTCATTCTCTATTTTGCTAAAATGAACCAAACAGTTCACTTCCAAGACTTTGACAGAAGCGTTTTCGTCAAA ATCTTCCCACTACCTTTGCTGTATGTTGGAAACCACATAACAGGACTGGCTAGTACAAAGAAGTTAAG CTTACCCATGTTCACAGTATTAAGGAAGTTCACCATATTGATGACAATGATCATGGAAGCAAGGCTATTGAG AAAAACATTCCCTAATCGTCTTATCTACAGTGTTCTGGCCATAGTTTTTGGAGCTTTGGTGGCTGCCAG CTCTGACTTGGCCTTTGATGCAGAGGCCTACACGTTCATTCTGCTTAATGATGTCTTCACTGCTGCCAGTGGTGTGTACACCAAGAAGAAGCTGGGAACTGAG GGTCTTGGAAAATATGGGATCTTATTTTACAATGCATTCATCATCGTCATCCCAACTCTTCTGGCAAGTGCATTTACTGGGGATTTACACAAG GCCATCACATATGAACACTGGTTGAATGCCCCCTTTGTTTCCTGCTTCCTTATTTCCTGCCTCATGGG GTTTGTGCTGATGTATTCCATAGTGCTGTGTAGCCACTACAACTCTGCACTGACCACCACGGTGGTGGGAGCAATTAAG AACGTTGCTGTGGCCTACATCGGCATGTTTTTAGGTGGAGACTACCTGTTTTCATGGACAAACTTCCTGGGGTTGAATATTTG TATATCAGGGGGACTTGTGTATTCCTACCTGACGTTCCACAGCAGCAGCAAACCATCCCAAAGCGATGAAAGCGGAATACAAGGAAACAAGGATCAGCTGATCATTCCCATGATGGACGATTCCATAGACAGACTCCCTGTGAAATAA
- the cdc14b gene encoding dual specificity protein phosphatase CDC14B isoform X8: MFYHFCCKLTKKLKSCTLAKKKIVFYTCGDQKKQANAAYLIGSYAVMHLQKTPEEAYSLLVSRNSTYLPFRDASFGTCMYNLNILDCLCAVYKALQFGWLDFSQFDVEEYEHYERAENGDFNWIIPGKFLAFSGPHPKSKMENGYPLHAPEAYFPYFTKHNITTIVRLNKKMYDAKRFTDMGFEHHDLFFVDGSTPNDSIVRKFLNICENADGAIAVHCKAGLGRTGTLIGCYMMKHYRLTAAEAIAWMRICRPGSVIGPQQNFVEDKQSSLWSEGDVFREKMNEQENGKLAVTRILSGVDDITINGSNKNKMSKKEEAELYNDDEEMNGITQGDKLRALKSKRQARASTGSLSQEEKNIHSRSSQSLRILLQSSGQSYKAVVNPSHLPDASEKRKRTRTSLPANSVGGSSLCHSRLARSLDSMQVVASDREPVCREPSGCRRDTVNLPNINMLQAPRKASPSTFSLGSTSLSPTLRVPHTPRVCLTLHFI, translated from the exons ATGTTTTATCACTTCTGTTGCAAGCTCACTAAAAAGCTCAAG TCATGCACACTAGCGAAGAAGAAGATAGTCTTCTACACCTGTGGAGATCAAAAGAAACAAGCCAACGCTGCTTATCTTATTGGTTCATATGCA GTGATGCATCTTCAGAAGACGCCAGAGGAAGCCTACAGTCTACTGGTGTCCAGGAACTCTACCTACTTACCcttcag AGATGCCTCTTTTGGAACCTGCATGTACAATCTGAACATTCTAGACTGCCTGTGCGCCGTATACAAG GCTTTGCAGTTTGGCTGGCTTGATTTCTCCCAGTTTGATGTGGAGGAATACGAACATTACGAG AGAGCAGAAAATGGAGATTTCAACTGGATAATTCCTGGAAAATTCCTAGCGTTCAGCGGTCCTCATCCAAAAAGCAAAATGGAGAACG GTTACCCTCTTCATGCCCCCGAGGCCTACTTTCCTTACTTCACGAAACACAATATCACAACCATCGTCCGTCTCAACAAGAAGATGTATGACGCAAAGCGTTTCACCGACATGGGCTTCGAGCACCACGACCTCTTCTTCGTGGACGGGAGCACGCCAAACGACTCCATTGTCAGGAAGTTCCTCAACATCTGTGAGAACGCAGACGGAGCTATCGCTGTTCACTGCAAAG CTGGTCTGGGTCGAACAGGCACCCTGATAGGCTGCTACATGATGAAGCACTACCGCCTGACTGCGGCTGAGGCCATCGCCTGGATGCGTATCTGCCGGCCCGGATCAGTCATCGGACCACAACAAAACTTTGTGGAAGA TAAGCAGAGCAGTCTGTGGTCCGAGGGCGACGTGTTCCGGGAGAAAATGAACGAGCAGGAAAACGGCAAGCTGGCGGTCACCAGGATCCTGTCGGGGGTTGATGACATCACCATCAACGGCAGCAACAAGAACAAGATGTCCAAGAAAGAAGAGGCGGAACTG TATAATGATGATGAGGAGATGAACGGCATCACGCAGGGTGATAAACTGCGAGCCCTGAAAAGCAAGAGACAGGCCAGAGCATCCACAGGCTCCCTATC acaagaagaaaaaaacatcCACAGCAGGTCATCGCAGTCTTTAAG gaTTCTCCTTCAGTCCAGTGGGCAGAGCTATAAAGCTGTGGTGAACCCCTCCCATCTCCCTGATGCCTCTGAGAAAAGGAAGAGAACCAGAACCTCACTGCCTGCCAATAGTGTGGGGGGCAG CTCCCTGTGCCACTCCAGACTAGCCAGGTCTCTAGACAGCATGCAGGTAGTGGCCAGTGACAGAGAGCCAGTGTGCCGTGAGCCCAGTGGCTGCCGTAGAGACACAGTCAACCTGCCCAACATAAACATGCTGCAGGCCCCTCGGAAGGCAAGCCCCTCAACCTTTTCTCTGGGCTCAACCTCACTCTCTCCTACTCTGCGGGTCCCCCACACACCAAGGGTCTGCTTAACTTTACATTTCATATGA
- the cdc14b gene encoding dual specificity protein phosphatase CDC14B isoform X10: MHRSSVMLACVCLKVMHLQKTPEEAYSLLVSRNSTYLPFRDASFGTCMYNLNILDCLCAVYKALQFGWLDFSQFDVEEYEHYERAENGDFNWIIPGKFLAFSGPHPKSKMENGYPLHAPEAYFPYFTKHNITTIVRLNKKMYDAKRFTDMGFEHHDLFFVDGSTPNDSIVRKFLNICENADGAIAVHCKAGLGRTGTLIGCYMMKHYRLTAAEAIAWMRICRPGSVIGPQQNFVEDKQSSLWSEGDVFREKMNEQENGKLAVTRILSGVDDITINGSNKNKMSKKEEAELYNDDEEMNGITQGDKLRALKSKRQARASTGSLSQEEKNIHSRSSQSLRILLQSSGQSYKAVVNPSHLPDASEKRKRTRTSLPANSVGGSSLCHSRLARSLDSMQVVASDREPVCREPSGCRRDTVNLPNINMLQAPRKASPSTFSLGSTSLSPTLRVPHTPRVCLTLHFI, encoded by the exons ATGCA TAGGTCCTCCGTAATGCTGGCCTGTGTTTGTTTGAAGGTGATGCATCTTCAGAAGACGCCAGAGGAAGCCTACAGTCTACTGGTGTCCAGGAACTCTACCTACTTACCcttcag AGATGCCTCTTTTGGAACCTGCATGTACAATCTGAACATTCTAGACTGCCTGTGCGCCGTATACAAG GCTTTGCAGTTTGGCTGGCTTGATTTCTCCCAGTTTGATGTGGAGGAATACGAACATTACGAG AGAGCAGAAAATGGAGATTTCAACTGGATAATTCCTGGAAAATTCCTAGCGTTCAGCGGTCCTCATCCAAAAAGCAAAATGGAGAACG GTTACCCTCTTCATGCCCCCGAGGCCTACTTTCCTTACTTCACGAAACACAATATCACAACCATCGTCCGTCTCAACAAGAAGATGTATGACGCAAAGCGTTTCACCGACATGGGCTTCGAGCACCACGACCTCTTCTTCGTGGACGGGAGCACGCCAAACGACTCCATTGTCAGGAAGTTCCTCAACATCTGTGAGAACGCAGACGGAGCTATCGCTGTTCACTGCAAAG CTGGTCTGGGTCGAACAGGCACCCTGATAGGCTGCTACATGATGAAGCACTACCGCCTGACTGCGGCTGAGGCCATCGCCTGGATGCGTATCTGCCGGCCCGGATCAGTCATCGGACCACAACAAAACTTTGTGGAAGA TAAGCAGAGCAGTCTGTGGTCCGAGGGCGACGTGTTCCGGGAGAAAATGAACGAGCAGGAAAACGGCAAGCTGGCGGTCACCAGGATCCTGTCGGGGGTTGATGACATCACCATCAACGGCAGCAACAAGAACAAGATGTCCAAGAAAGAAGAGGCGGAACTG TATAATGATGATGAGGAGATGAACGGCATCACGCAGGGTGATAAACTGCGAGCCCTGAAAAGCAAGAGACAGGCCAGAGCATCCACAGGCTCCCTATC acaagaagaaaaaaacatcCACAGCAGGTCATCGCAGTCTTTAAG gaTTCTCCTTCAGTCCAGTGGGCAGAGCTATAAAGCTGTGGTGAACCCCTCCCATCTCCCTGATGCCTCTGAGAAAAGGAAGAGAACCAGAACCTCACTGCCTGCCAATAGTGTGGGGGGCAG CTCCCTGTGCCACTCCAGACTAGCCAGGTCTCTAGACAGCATGCAGGTAGTGGCCAGTGACAGAGAGCCAGTGTGCCGTGAGCCCAGTGGCTGCCGTAGAGACACAGTCAACCTGCCCAACATAAACATGCTGCAGGCCCCTCGGAAGGCAAGCCCCTCAACCTTTTCTCTGGGCTCAACCTCACTCTCTCCTACTCTGCGGGTCCCCCACACACCAAGGGTCTGCTTAACTTTACATTTCATATGA
- the LOC120044281 gene encoding zinc finger protein 367-like, which yields MLSVLNKSVFISAMAENKHPQVIFCNDSPKRVLVSVIKTTPIKPRKCASLMPTSPGFSDFMGYPCGWGENAHNVSLSPGSVNGAASPTGTNTASEADLAAFSDQFKDGIRRGRPRADTVRELINEGESSSSRIRCNICNRVFPREKSLQAHKRTHTGERPYLCDYPDCSKAFVQSGQLKTHQRLHTGEKPFVCSKKACGSRFTHANRHCPKHPYARLKREDPKKGPGKAQSVDNKAVAEWLAKYWQTREQRAPVPTKGKPQGTGGVEDQEQQDPREFLQSDEEEEEDPMEEEKGNGGGAARRRLQEQRERLHGALALIELANNLSA from the exons ATGTTATCAGTTTTGAACAAATCGGTCTTCATCTCAGCGATGGCCGAGAACAAGCACCCTCAAGTAATTTTTTGCAACGACTCCCCAAAGAGGGTTCTGGTGTCTGTGATCAAGACCACCCCGATCAAGCCCAGGAAGTGCGCGTCCCTGATGCCGACCAGCCCTGGATTCAGCGACTTCATGGGATACCCGTGTGGGTGGGGGGAGAACGCCCATAATGTGAGTCTGAGCCCTGGCTCGGTGAACGGGGCTGCCTCACCTACGGGGACCAACACCGCCAGCGAGGCTGACCTGGCTGCCTTCTCTGACCAGTTTAAG GACGGTATTCGGCGTGGCCGCCCGCGTGCTGACACTGTCCGCGAGTTGATCAATGAGGGGGAGAGCTCCTCCAGTCGCATCCGCTGCAACATCTGCAATCGTGTGTTCCCCAGAGAGAAGTCCCTACAGGCCcataagagaacacacacag GGGAGAGGCCATACCTGTGTGACTACCCTGACTGTAGCAAGGCTTTTGTCCAGAGTGGCCAGCTAAAGACCCACCAGCGTctgcacactggagagaagcccttTGTCTGCTCTAAGAAAG CCTGTGGCAGTCGCTTTACCCACGCTAACCGGCACTGCCCAAAGCACCCGTATGCCCGTTTGAAGAGAGAGGACCCCAAAAAGGGACCAGGCAAGGCCCAGTCTGTGGACAATAAGGCTGTGGCAGAGTGGCTGGCAAA GTACTGGCAGACCCGTGAGCAGCGTGCCCCTGTGCCCACCAAGGGGAAACCCCAGGGCACGGGTGGGGTGGAGGACCAGGAGCAGCAGGACCCCCGGGAGTTTCTCCAATCAgacgaggaagaagaggaggatccaatggaggaagagaagggcAACGGGGGCGGGGCTGCTAGGCGGCGTCTCCAAGAGCAACGGGAGCGTCTTCATGGTGCCCTGGCGCTCATTGAGCTGGCTAATAACCTGTCTGCCTAA